One window from the genome of Pedobacter schmidteae encodes:
- a CDS encoding TlpA disulfide reductase family protein — protein MYKRFVGIAFLCLPLLGAAQYKGTIEGRIGKGTGQKIIFSYSVNGTMVRDSTYLQQGRFKFQVGFNDFDLATLRLEHSKSDKSVVFDSKSCFLEPGLFKIESEDSVANARIISGNLNKEFDVFRRFVGLDEMQKLARAERLTKDQAGQKMLQEKRSVISGQLQDKYEAYIVAHPRSYFSLFALNFMSSGTLNTARIEPLFNQLDASLKESKEGKALKSQIEATKAIKIGTLAPDFTQADVSGRAIRLSDFKGQYVLLDFWASWCGPCRKDNPNIVKAYQKYKDKGFTLIGVSLDHSKEAWLKAIANDGLTWTNLSDLKYLKNEAAMLYAVRAVPQNYLIDQNGYIIATQLHGDDLDKKLSEVLSHK, from the coding sequence ATGTATAAAAGATTTGTAGGTATAGCCTTTTTATGTCTGCCTCTATTGGGCGCAGCCCAATACAAAGGAACAATTGAGGGAAGAATAGGGAAGGGTACGGGACAAAAAATAATCTTCAGCTATAGTGTTAATGGTACTATGGTCCGCGATTCCACTTACCTGCAGCAGGGTAGGTTTAAGTTCCAGGTTGGTTTCAACGATTTCGACCTGGCCACATTAAGGCTGGAGCACAGCAAGTCCGACAAAAGTGTGGTTTTTGATAGCAAAAGTTGCTTTTTGGAACCCGGATTGTTTAAAATCGAAAGTGAGGATTCTGTAGCAAATGCCAGGATCATAAGCGGCAATCTCAACAAAGAATTCGACGTTTTCAGGCGTTTTGTAGGGTTGGATGAGATGCAGAAACTGGCCAGGGCAGAAAGATTAACCAAAGACCAGGCCGGGCAAAAAATGTTGCAGGAAAAACGAAGCGTTATTTCCGGGCAGCTGCAGGATAAGTATGAAGCATACATTGTTGCCCATCCGCGCTCTTATTTCAGCCTGTTTGCTTTAAACTTTATGAGTTCCGGAACGTTGAATACAGCCCGGATTGAGCCCTTGTTTAACCAATTGGATGCTTCGTTAAAAGAAAGTAAAGAAGGCAAAGCACTTAAAAGTCAGATAGAGGCAACCAAAGCAATTAAAATAGGTACGCTTGCACCGGACTTTACTCAAGCTGATGTGTCGGGGAGGGCTATACGCCTTTCGGATTTTAAGGGGCAATATGTACTGTTGGATTTTTGGGCTTCCTGGTGTGGGCCATGTCGCAAAGACAATCCCAATATCGTAAAGGCCTACCAGAAATATAAGGACAAGGGTTTTACCTTAATAGGTGTTTCCTTAGATCACAGTAAGGAGGCCTGGCTAAAGGCGATAGCAAACGACGGGCTTACCTGGACCAATTTATCCGATTTGAAGTATTTAAAAAATGAGGCGGCCATGCTTTATGCTGTTCGGGCAGTTCCTCAAAATTACCTGATAGATCAAAATGGCTATATCATCGCTACTCAATTGCATGGCGATGACCTGGACAAAAAGCTTTCAGAGGTTTTAAGCCATAAATAG
- a CDS encoding SusC/RagA family TonB-linked outer membrane protein, with product MLNELRRQTGFDFIYTDKQIKNSKPVTINVNELPIEAALVQIFKEQPLAFTIDSKTVMIREKESSFLEGLAERWAAIDIRGVVRNERGEALEGITVAVKGTNRGTTTNAKGEFVLNNVDEKATLVFSGIAIETYEVKINGKKELNVNVRTKQVQLENVEVVSTGYQDIPKERATGSFVQVDNELLNRNVTSDIISRLKGVASGMMFDKSTGNALGISVRGRSTMNLSSQPLIVVDNFPFYGNVNTLNPNDFESVTILKDAAAASIWGASSGNGVIVLKTKKGRYNQNLQIDFNSSVTFGEKPRLKTSREFINSSDYIDMEIFLFSKDFYKGDLANTFSFPPLSPVVEILDKRSRNLITPADSARLINELRHNDIRDQYSKYFYRKSVWQQYALNLRGGTDKANYYVSGGYDRTAENLTRNNNARLSFTGQFNFSPIKDLEISVSNTYSNTEATPNGVTKIEATGGRYQTVYPYVQLADENGTPLKVLRNFRNSFSQNPPVSGLLDWTYTPLDELQLKDIKNSTILNRFATGISYSFLNRFSLNVNYQGEKSSSELKIFQSQDAFDVRDLINKYSSIISGAVSKRNIPLGAIYSKSISNQTAQSGRVQLNYFNSWENNSISSIVGFEANEIKTDGFSTIAYGYDSQVGSQKSVNHDIPYALYPNGIGSISDGKILPITLSRKRSYFFNTTYAFLDRYYLSVSLRKDESNLFGVKANQKGVPLWSTGVKWDIDKEKLFNVSWLNRMQFRATYGFNGNFSTSTTAFPTAIYLNNGNINNIPYANVTTPGNPEYRWERIRMLNLGIDFGILNNTISGSIEYYYKKGLDIIGIKYLPISTGFPYTQGNYSSIKGKGIDVTLRAIAGDKNFRYVADILLNYNTDRITKNEVIAQQIEGNPINSIYSYRWAGLDPTNGDPIGYLDGKKSKDYDAIISKASANPQEGYMYNGSASPQIFGSLRNSISFKGFDLSFNVVYKFGYYFKRTSISYSALYNNGKQNNDFSKRWKKPGDELTTNIPSMIFPASPLRDNFYEQSAALVERGDNIQLQDVRLSYDLKRIIRNKIAKAASLYFYANNLGMLWSANNLNIDPENELGYRTSKTFSIGVNISL from the coding sequence GTGCTGAATGAACTGCGCAGGCAAACCGGCTTTGATTTCATATACACCGATAAACAAATTAAAAATTCGAAACCGGTAACCATAAATGTTAATGAACTGCCTATTGAAGCGGCCTTAGTGCAGATTTTTAAAGAACAGCCATTGGCTTTTACGATAGATAGTAAAACGGTAATGATCAGGGAGAAGGAGTCTTCCTTTCTGGAAGGCCTGGCTGAGCGCTGGGCTGCTATTGACATTCGTGGCGTGGTACGCAATGAAAGGGGCGAGGCGCTGGAAGGAATAACTGTTGCAGTTAAAGGAACAAACAGAGGCACAACAACGAATGCCAAAGGGGAATTCGTTTTAAATAATGTAGATGAGAAAGCTACGCTGGTGTTTAGCGGGATTGCCATTGAAACTTATGAAGTAAAAATAAACGGAAAGAAAGAACTGAATGTAAATGTGCGTACCAAACAGGTGCAGCTGGAGAACGTAGAGGTAGTAAGTACCGGATATCAGGATATCCCAAAAGAAAGGGCAACGGGATCGTTTGTTCAAGTAGACAACGAATTGCTAAATAGAAATGTTACATCTGATATCATTAGTCGTTTGAAAGGGGTTGCATCTGGAATGATGTTCGATAAATCTACGGGCAACGCCTTAGGGATAAGCGTTAGAGGAAGAAGTACTATGAATTTGAGTAGTCAGCCATTAATTGTTGTAGACAATTTTCCATTTTATGGAAACGTAAATACACTAAACCCAAATGATTTTGAATCTGTAACAATTTTGAAAGACGCAGCTGCTGCAAGCATATGGGGAGCGTCTTCAGGTAACGGCGTAATTGTACTTAAAACAAAAAAAGGGAGGTATAATCAAAATTTACAGATTGACTTTAACAGCAGCGTCACATTTGGCGAAAAGCCTAGGCTGAAAACAAGTAGAGAATTTATTAATTCATCTGATTATATAGATATGGAAATCTTCCTTTTTAGTAAGGATTTCTATAAAGGGGATCTTGCAAATACCTTTAGCTTTCCTCCTTTGTCTCCAGTTGTTGAGATTTTAGACAAACGCTCCCGAAATTTAATCACACCAGCTGATTCCGCTAGGTTAATAAATGAGTTACGACATAACGATATTCGCGACCAATACTCTAAATACTTCTATCGCAAAAGTGTATGGCAGCAATATGCATTAAATTTAAGAGGTGGGACCGATAAGGCAAATTATTATGTTTCTGGTGGGTATGACAGAACCGCTGAAAATTTGACAAGAAATAATAATGCAAGACTCTCTTTTACCGGACAATTTAACTTTTCTCCTATTAAAGATCTTGAGATATCAGTCAGTAATACTTATTCAAATACTGAGGCAACTCCCAATGGCGTTACAAAAATCGAAGCAACAGGCGGCCGATATCAAACAGTTTACCCATACGTTCAACTCGCAGATGAAAATGGAACTCCTTTGAAGGTTTTAAGAAATTTTAGAAATTCTTTTTCGCAAAATCCTCCTGTATCGGGTTTGTTGGATTGGACTTACACCCCGCTCGATGAATTACAATTGAAAGATATTAAGAATAGTACTATTTTGAACAGATTTGCGACTGGAATTTCGTATTCTTTCCTAAATCGCTTTAGCTTAAACGTAAATTATCAAGGAGAAAAATCTTCAAGTGAATTAAAAATTTTTCAAAGCCAGGATGCATTTGATGTTAGAGATCTAATAAATAAATATTCGTCAATAATTTCCGGTGCCGTTTCTAAAAGAAATATTCCTTTGGGAGCAATATACAGTAAGAGCATCAGTAATCAAACAGCTCAAAGTGGAAGAGTTCAATTGAATTATTTCAATTCTTGGGAAAATAACTCAATCTCCTCTATTGTTGGGTTTGAAGCAAATGAAATAAAAACAGACGGTTTTAGTACTATCGCTTATGGATACGATTCTCAAGTCGGTTCTCAAAAGTCTGTTAATCATGATATACCGTATGCATTATATCCTAATGGTATAGGTTCTATTAGTGACGGAAAAATTTTGCCCATAACTTTAAGCAGGAAAAGATCTTATTTTTTTAATACCACTTATGCTTTTCTAGATAGATATTATCTTTCCGTTAGTTTAAGAAAGGATGAGTCCAATTTATTTGGAGTAAAGGCAAATCAAAAGGGGGTCCCGCTTTGGTCGACAGGGGTAAAATGGGATATTGATAAAGAAAAACTCTTCAATGTAAGTTGGTTAAATCGGATGCAATTTAGAGCCACATATGGCTTTAACGGAAATTTTAGTACTTCTACAACGGCATTCCCCACCGCCATTTATCTAAACAATGGCAACATAAATAATATTCCATACGCTAATGTAACAACTCCAGGGAATCCTGAATATAGATGGGAAAGAATCAGAATGCTAAATTTAGGAATAGATTTTGGAATATTAAATAATACAATTTCCGGCAGTATTGAATATTATTACAAAAAAGGCCTTGATATTATAGGAATTAAATATTTGCCTATTAGTACTGGGTTCCCGTATACTCAGGGTAATTATTCTTCTATCAAAGGCAAAGGGATAGACGTAACGCTTAGAGCAATAGCCGGTGACAAGAACTTTAGGTATGTAGCGGACATTTTGTTGAACTATAATACCGATCGCATAACAAAGAATGAAGTGATTGCTCAACAAATAGAAGGGAATCCAATTAATTCCATATATAGTTATCGCTGGGCAGGTCTCGATCCAACCAATGGCGACCCCATAGGCTATCTTGATGGCAAGAAAAGCAAGGACTATGACGCTATCATTAGTAAAGCATCAGCTAATCCACAAGAAGGATATATGTACAATGGATCAGCAAGTCCACAGATTTTTGGTTCACTTAGAAATTCAATCTCTTTTAAAGGATTTGACTTGTCTTTCAATGTAGTTTATAAGTTTGGTTATTACTTTAAACGAACTTCTATTTCCTATAGTGCATTGTACAATAACGGGAAGCAAAACAATGATTTTTCGAAAAGATGGAAAAAACCGGGCGATGAACTGACAACAAATATTCCTTCAATGATTTTTCCTGCGTCACCATTAAGGGATAACTTTTACGAACAGTCCGCTGCTCTTGTTGAAAGAGGCGACAATATTCAATTACAAGATGTAAGACTTTCATATGATCTTAAAAGAATTATACGAAATAAAATTGCCAAAGCTGCCTCTCTCTATTTTTACGCAAATAATCTGGGCATGCTATGGAGTGCAAACAACCTAAATATTGACCCGGAAAATGAATTAGGTTACCGAACATCTAAAACATTTTCCATAGGAGTTAACATCAGCCTTTAA
- a CDS encoding RagB/SusD family nutrient uptake outer membrane protein, producing MKQSIIFTALFATSIAFTSCEKWLDVGDPKNAVETSVIFQDEASLQAAIAGMYNSGNSIPLGMLSLYNGLLADDLTANVISYDPYKNNSLLSNESTVGTIWSDLYTGIYRTNDIIEGVPKSATLTDAIKNQSIGEALFLRGLYYFYLVNLYGDVPLITSTDLKKNELLPRTASNAVYSQITADLEKSATLLLPAYPGNSDRVRANKWAATALLARVNLYLGKYAEAEKLATSVIQQTGVYILSEDLNAVFVKRGTDAIFAFDVSHAGYTTVGLNAIPGPGSVPSLAIHPSLLSLFAADDARKTAWIGTSAGQPFSYKYKVRSGIGNEYDVAMRISEQYLIRAEARAYLDNLDGAAADVNKIRKRAKTKEIVMNTKEEALTLIANERRMEYFAEWSHRWLDLKRTHLVGTVIGALKPGFWEDTDALYPIPSRERKMNTNLSQNEGYD from the coding sequence ATGAAACAATCCATCATATTTACCGCTTTATTTGCCACTTCCATAGCATTTACCAGTTGCGAGAAATGGCTCGACGTGGGCGACCCGAAAAACGCTGTCGAAACATCTGTAATTTTCCAGGACGAAGCCAGTTTGCAGGCTGCTATTGCAGGTATGTACAATTCGGGCAATTCTATACCTTTAGGTATGTTGTCGTTATACAATGGCCTGCTGGCCGATGACCTGACTGCCAATGTGATCAGTTACGATCCCTATAAAAACAACAGTCTGCTTTCTAACGAATCTACCGTAGGTACCATCTGGTCAGATCTGTATACCGGTATTTACCGGACAAATGACATCATAGAAGGTGTTCCTAAATCGGCTACATTGACTGATGCCATTAAGAACCAATCGATAGGGGAAGCCCTATTTTTAAGAGGCCTGTACTACTTTTACCTGGTCAATTTATATGGCGATGTGCCATTGATTACCAGTACCGATTTAAAGAAAAATGAGCTTTTGCCGCGTACCGCATCCAATGCCGTTTACAGCCAGATTACAGCCGACCTGGAAAAGTCTGCCACATTATTGCTACCGGCCTATCCCGGCAATTCAGATCGTGTAAGGGCCAATAAATGGGCGGCAACGGCATTGCTGGCCAGGGTAAACCTGTATCTGGGCAAATATGCGGAGGCCGAAAAGCTGGCTACATCTGTTATCCAGCAAACCGGGGTATACATCTTGTCGGAAGATTTAAATGCCGTTTTTGTGAAGCGGGGTACCGATGCTATTTTTGCGTTTGATGTATCACATGCCGGCTATACCACAGTTGGCTTAAATGCCATTCCCGGTCCTGGAAGTGTGCCTAGCTTGGCTATACATCCTTCGTTGTTAAGTTTATTTGCTGCTGATGACGCGAGGAAAACCGCCTGGATTGGCACCTCGGCAGGACAACCATTTTCCTACAAATACAAAGTCAGGAGCGGAATTGGAAATGAATATGATGTAGCCATGCGCATTTCAGAGCAGTATTTGATCCGTGCCGAGGCCAGGGCATATCTGGATAATCTGGATGGTGCAGCTGCAGATGTAAACAAAATCAGAAAGCGTGCAAAAACCAAAGAGATAGTGATGAACACAAAAGAAGAGGCCCTTACATTGATTGCCAACGAACGTCGTATGGAGTATTTTGCCGAGTGGAGCCACCGCTGGTTAGATCTTAAACGCACGCATCTTGTTGGTACAGTTATAGGCGCGCTAAAACCAGGATTTTGGGAAGATACCGATGCATTGTATCCGATACCGAGCAGAGAGCGGAAAATGAATACCAACCTGAGTCAAAATGAGGGGTATGATTAA
- a CDS encoding RNA polymerase sigma factor has product MSVYSSYTDQELMLLLGQRDELAFAEVYNRHWDMLFQHSKKVLGDVDESKDLVQDLFVAFWDKAGKLDIRTNLRGYLYKAARNRILNQIRNKKVNHDFIDLIVAQMDESENTTLEAINERELMILIDQEIALLPPKMKLAFEMSRKDFLSNKEIAAKLGISEDAVKQQISRSMKVLRLKLGKYSGLSVVLVGLMHQQP; this is encoded by the coding sequence ATGAGTGTTTACAGTTCATATACTGACCAGGAACTTATGCTATTGCTTGGACAGCGGGACGAGCTTGCTTTTGCAGAGGTATATAACCGGCACTGGGATATGTTGTTCCAGCATTCGAAGAAGGTGCTGGGCGATGTAGATGAGTCTAAAGACCTGGTTCAGGATTTATTTGTCGCTTTCTGGGACAAGGCCGGAAAGCTGGATATCAGGACGAATTTAAGGGGTTACCTCTATAAAGCTGCCAGGAACAGAATCTTAAACCAGATCCGCAATAAAAAGGTAAACCACGATTTTATTGATCTTATTGTGGCGCAGATGGACGAGTCGGAAAATACTACACTGGAAGCCATCAATGAGCGGGAACTGATGATCTTAATTGATCAGGAGATTGCCTTGCTGCCGCCTAAAATGAAGCTGGCATTTGAAATGAGCAGAAAGGATTTTTTGAGCAATAAAGAAATTGCAGCTAAACTGGGCATTTCTGAGGATGCTGTAAAACAGCAAATTTCGCGATCTATGAAAGTGCTGAGGTTAAAGCTGGGGAAATACTCGGGTCTGTCAGTTGTGCTGGTCGGTTTAATGCACCAGCAGCCTTAA
- a CDS encoding FecR family protein has translation MEHSKQRIEHLIDAYLAGKATAGERAQLERLYAKAALNSPYVDDLETAQLYELKKEGLLKVIAEIRKGKIKRFTIVKRVVLAAAAVAAIVLGVWFYNARYAGGSNATRNLPNYANDIAPGGNRATLTLANGKTVTLSDVKTGVIVNDDLKYNDGTTVIPDAAKDVPDGTTKPIVAATPRGGTYTFTLPDGTKVWLNAASKISFPLQFIGVERKILLEGEAYFEVAKNKAKPFIVESKGQRVEVLGTHFNINSYSDENSVKTTLLEGSVKVIPFSLSAPSSRGQRSKGRSPDAVILKPNQEAVLTGKEEITVKPVDASLAVAWKNNKFIFANQPIQDVMRMVARWYNVEVIYPGAIPDAKFRGSVSRFDSVSKVLRMLESTGSAHFKIEGRKIYVYP, from the coding sequence ATGGAACACTCAAAACAGCGCATCGAACATTTAATAGACGCTTACCTGGCAGGTAAAGCAACGGCCGGAGAGCGTGCGCAACTGGAACGTCTGTATGCCAAAGCAGCACTAAATAGCCCCTATGTTGACGACCTGGAAACAGCGCAGCTTTATGAGCTCAAAAAAGAGGGGCTGCTAAAAGTTATTGCCGAAATCCGCAAAGGCAAAATCAAACGTTTTACCATTGTTAAAAGAGTTGTGCTTGCAGCTGCTGCAGTAGCTGCAATTGTTTTGGGTGTATGGTTTTACAATGCCCGTTATGCGGGGGGAAGCAACGCAACCCGAAATCTCCCGAACTATGCCAATGACATTGCGCCCGGTGGCAACAGGGCAACACTTACCCTTGCCAACGGTAAAACCGTCACCCTGAGTGATGTTAAAACCGGAGTAATTGTAAACGATGATTTAAAATATAACGATGGCACTACTGTGATCCCGGACGCAGCCAAAGATGTCCCGGATGGTACCACCAAACCTATAGTTGCCGCTACGCCGCGCGGGGGAACCTACACCTTTACCCTGCCCGATGGAACAAAAGTCTGGCTGAATGCAGCTTCAAAAATTTCATTTCCTTTACAATTTATTGGAGTAGAACGAAAAATATTGCTGGAAGGCGAAGCCTATTTTGAGGTGGCTAAAAACAAAGCCAAACCCTTTATTGTAGAAAGCAAGGGGCAAAGGGTAGAAGTATTGGGTACCCATTTTAACATCAACAGTTACAGCGATGAAAATAGTGTAAAAACTACGCTCCTGGAAGGAAGCGTGAAGGTAATACCATTTAGCCTCAGCGCCCCGTCATCCCGGGGCCAGCGAAGCAAGGGGCGATCTCCTGATGCAGTAATCCTGAAACCCAACCAAGAGGCTGTTTTAACCGGCAAGGAGGAAATAACCGTAAAACCAGTAGACGCCAGCCTTGCTGTAGCCTGGAAAAACAACAAATTTATATTTGCCAACCAACCTATACAAGACGTTATGCGCATGGTGGCGCGATGGTACAACGTAGAAGTTATATACCCTGGGGCAATACCCGATGCTAAATTCAGAGGTTCCGTTTCGCGCTTTGACAGCGTATCAAAAGTGCTGCGGATGCTGGAATCAACGGGGAGTGCCCATTTTAAAATAGAAGGAAGGAAAATATATGTATATCCATAA
- a CDS encoding SusC/RagA family TonB-linked outer membrane protein: MNYFNKFERQKLRNRFRQATLRTRFIGTLLILGLLLVHTGAFAQRIALKVKDVPLVTVLNEIRKQSGVDVFYDNRTLQDNYRVSVNLQNVELKEALKAVFDKLPLSYQITKDGISIKKNSKAAPVRGGSSAQDITDVEGRVLGQQGEPLPGANITVKHHGKSAITDIKGYFVLKNVDKNSTLIISYLGYQSKEVDCSPQLGNITLEIASNPLDAVQIIGYGKTSKRLTTGSVASIRSEDLEKQPISNPLAALSGRVAGVYISEGAGIAGSKVNVEIRGKNTINAGQNPLYIVDGVPFTSTPTEQTSGNQVANGIVGGGFSPFDNIPTSDIESIDILKDADATAIYGSRAANGVVIITTKRGKAGAMKVNAHIYSGVSQIANRVKMLGKDDYLAIRRQAFANDKITPTVANAPDLMSFGDGETDFVDYLYGNMSGMVDGTVSVSGGSEQSQYLISFNHRGQNSILPYSFRDNKSTIRFNMQTQSANARFFVNLSGGYTKNVNNLPSANLSYSYALPPNLPLHNQDGTFYWHNSYSNPAAALKGPMESTTDNVLVNSSLRYIIIPGLEFKTELGFNRISNENFRAITRISRNPNTTVNGQLSYNNNNNQNFSVEPQLTYKRNIGSGRFEALVGSTYLNTQSVQPLFMIGSFTSDALYKNLGSVISQFSGSGNVQSRYLSGFTRLNYILDSKYIVNVNARRDGSSRFGPGNKFGNFGSVGAAWIFGEEKFMKDNFSWINFAKLRGSYGTVGNDPNQDYAYLATYASSIFTGNYNGVASLIPMTLPNKDYRWEVTRKMEFALDLNFLKDRISFTAAWYRNRSDNLLIDIPVSSQTGFNSYLANLPALVQNKGWEFGIQTKNISKPDFSWSTSVNFTAAQNRLLSYPDLASSVLADTYVVGQSLSVAQNYRFLGFEDGIAKFQDVDGNGSISPGSFSTTGEGDFIVSGNTDPKFYGGVNNTFSYKRFSLDFLFSFVKKDGYNIYYEGSSVIPGNANNLVADVLNKPFRYTTLRAGTAATAFNRYKNSDAVFGDASFIRLKNVALAYQFDPKVVKPLGLKNLSLYFRGQNLWTISNYLGFDPETEGLSVPPLSIYTLGLQITL, from the coding sequence ATGAATTATTTTAACAAATTTGAACGGCAGAAGCTTCGAAACCGCTTTCGCCAGGCAACACTACGTACCCGTTTCATCGGTACACTTTTAATTTTGGGACTGCTGCTGGTACACACCGGGGCATTTGCACAACGCATTGCCTTAAAGGTGAAAGATGTACCATTGGTCACCGTTCTTAACGAGATCAGAAAACAAAGTGGCGTTGATGTTTTTTATGACAATAGGACTTTACAGGATAATTATCGCGTATCGGTCAATCTCCAAAATGTAGAATTAAAGGAAGCTTTGAAGGCTGTATTCGATAAATTGCCGTTGAGCTACCAGATCACAAAGGATGGTATTTCCATCAAAAAGAATAGCAAAGCTGCCCCGGTTCGCGGGGGCTCATCTGCACAGGACATCACCGATGTGGAAGGCCGGGTATTGGGACAACAGGGAGAGCCCCTGCCAGGTGCAAACATCACGGTCAAACATCATGGAAAATCGGCAATAACCGATATCAAAGGATATTTTGTGCTCAAAAATGTCGACAAAAACAGCACACTCATTATCAGTTACCTGGGCTATCAAAGCAAAGAGGTAGACTGCAGTCCTCAGCTTGGCAACATTACCCTTGAAATAGCCAGCAATCCTTTAGATGCAGTACAGATTATCGGATATGGAAAAACGTCAAAACGACTCACTACCGGGTCTGTAGCCAGCATCCGGTCGGAAGATCTGGAAAAACAACCCATATCCAACCCCCTGGCAGCACTTTCGGGCAGGGTAGCAGGAGTTTATATCAGCGAAGGGGCTGGAATAGCGGGTAGTAAGGTCAATGTAGAAATCAGGGGTAAAAATACCATCAATGCAGGGCAAAACCCGCTTTATATTGTGGATGGTGTTCCCTTTACTTCAACTCCTACCGAGCAAACTTCCGGCAATCAGGTGGCCAATGGAATAGTTGGCGGCGGTTTCAGTCCATTCGACAATATCCCCACAAGTGATATCGAAAGTATCGACATCCTGAAAGATGCCGACGCCACCGCCATATATGGTTCCAGGGCGGCAAATGGTGTGGTTATCATCACCACCAAGCGTGGCAAAGCCGGTGCAATGAAAGTAAATGCCCATATTTATTCAGGCGTTAGCCAGATTGCCAACAGGGTAAAAATGCTGGGCAAGGACGATTATCTGGCCATACGCAGGCAGGCTTTTGCCAACGATAAGATCACCCCGACAGTAGCAAACGCACCAGATTTAATGAGTTTTGGCGATGGAGAAACAGATTTTGTCGATTACCTGTATGGCAACATGTCGGGCATGGTAGACGGAACCGTAAGTGTTTCGGGTGGATCAGAACAATCTCAATATCTGATAAGTTTTAACCATAGAGGCCAGAATTCTATCCTGCCTTATAGTTTCAGGGACAATAAAAGCACCATACGCTTTAATATGCAAACACAGTCGGCCAATGCCAGGTTTTTTGTCAACCTGTCTGGAGGATATACCAAAAATGTGAACAACCTTCCCTCTGCAAATCTGAGCTATTCCTACGCGCTTCCTCCAAACTTACCACTTCATAACCAGGATGGCACTTTCTACTGGCACAATAGCTATTCGAACCCGGCGGCAGCATTAAAGGGGCCAATGGAGTCTACTACCGATAATGTATTGGTCAACAGTAGCCTGCGGTACATCATTATACCCGGCCTCGAGTTCAAAACCGAACTGGGCTTCAACAGGATCAGCAATGAAAATTTCAGGGCAATAACCCGCATTTCGCGCAATCCAAATACCACGGTCAATGGGCAGCTATCTTACAACAACAACAACAATCAGAATTTCTCGGTCGAGCCTCAGTTGACCTATAAACGGAACATTGGCTCAGGGCGTTTTGAGGCCCTTGTCGGTAGCACCTATTTAAATACGCAGTCTGTACAGCCCTTGTTTATGATCGGCTCGTTTACCAGCGATGCGCTGTACAAAAATTTAGGTTCGGTCATCAGTCAGTTCTCGGGTAGTGGCAACGTACAAAGTCGTTATCTGTCGGGTTTTACGCGCTTAAATTATATACTCGACAGCAAATATATTGTAAATGTAAACGCCCGTCGCGATGGTTCGTCACGCTTCGGACCGGGTAATAAATTCGGAAACTTTGGTAGTGTTGGCGCCGCATGGATTTTTGGCGAAGAAAAGTTTATGAAGGACAACTTCTCCTGGATCAACTTCGCAAAACTCAGAGGAAGCTACGGAACCGTAGGTAACGATCCCAATCAGGATTATGCCTACCTGGCTACCTATGCCTCCAGCATTTTCACGGGCAACTACAATGGCGTAGCCTCTTTAATCCCTATGACGCTTCCCAATAAAGATTATCGCTGGGAGGTGACCAGGAAGATGGAGTTTGCCCTGGACTTAAACTTCCTGAAAGACAGGATTTCCTTTACTGCTGCATGGTACCGCAATCGTTCCGACAATTTGTTAATCGATATTCCGGTATCTTCCCAAACCGGTTTCAACTCTTACCTGGCCAATCTGCCTGCTTTGGTGCAAAACAAAGGCTGGGAGTTCGGTATCCAAACCAAAAACATCAGTAAACCTGATTTTTCATGGAGTACCTCGGTCAATTTTACCGCAGCACAAAACAGGTTGCTGAGCTATCCCGATTTGGCGAGCTCGGTATTGGCCGATACCTATGTGGTTGGACAATCGTTGTCGGTTGCACAAAATTATCGTTTCCTGGGTTTCGAAGATGGTATTGCCAAGTTTCAGGATGTTGACGGAAATGGCAGCATCTCTCCAGGGTCATTTTCCACTACCGGCGAGGGCGATTTTATTGTTTCGGGAAATACCGATCCTAAATTTTATGGGGGTGTAAACAATACTTTCAGCTACAAGCGCTTTAGCCTCGACTTTCTGTTCTCATTTGTGAAGAAAGATGGCTACAATATTTATTACGAAGGAAGCTCGGTGATACCCGGAAATGCCAACAATTTAGTGGCCGATGTATTGAACAAGCCATTCAGGTATACCACATTAAGGGCCGGAACTGCGGCTACCGCATTTAACAGGTACAAAAACTCTGATGCTGTATTTGGCGATGCTTCGTTTATCAGGCTCAAAAATGTGGCGCTGGCCTATCAGTTCGACCCTAAAGTAGTAAAACCTTTGGGACTGAAAAACCTGAGCCTGTACTTCCGGGGACAGAATTTATGGACCATCAGCAACTATCTGGGTTTCGATCCTGAAACCGAGGGACTGTCAGTACCACCATTAAGCATCTATACACTCGGACTTCAAATCACTTTATAA